In a single window of the Caproicibacterium sp. BJN0003 genome:
- a CDS encoding uridine kinase family protein: MKEQKNYVKHLNQVEAINDCAIRNPQHLIDLSEKSFHKELSNIAADLLKRKTKIVLLAGPSSSGKTTTAHMLGQCLIELGNDAQVISLDDFYKMPQEAPKNADGTPDFESIYALRIEDVQRSLKDLMEHSACDKPQFDFHHHCPFKELQHIALKPGGIAIVEGIHALNPIFSGGIPKEGLIKIYISVKQGIEYKNEQLLGPNEVRMIRRIVRDYAFRSTNPAQTIAMWPSVMNGEYRYIKPFRSQADYTINSLHAYEPCVFRTRAMGLLRDVEESEGKEYEIAQQLFFVLKLFRAISPELVPKNSLLREFLGGGFYD; this comes from the coding sequence ATGAAAGAGCAGAAAAATTATGTAAAGCATCTAAACCAGGTAGAGGCAATCAATGACTGTGCAATTCGAAATCCCCAACACCTGATCGATTTAAGTGAAAAATCGTTTCATAAAGAACTTTCGAATATTGCCGCCGATCTTTTAAAAAGAAAGACAAAAATAGTGCTTTTGGCAGGTCCCAGCAGCAGTGGGAAGACGACAACAGCTCACATGCTCGGACAGTGTCTCATTGAATTAGGAAATGATGCTCAGGTTATTTCATTGGATGATTTTTATAAAATGCCACAGGAGGCACCGAAAAACGCAGATGGAACGCCGGATTTTGAATCGATTTATGCGTTGCGGATTGAAGATGTTCAGCGTTCATTAAAAGATCTGATGGAACATAGTGCATGTGATAAACCGCAGTTCGATTTTCATCATCACTGTCCTTTTAAAGAATTACAACATATTGCATTGAAACCGGGCGGCATCGCAATTGTAGAAGGCATTCATGCATTAAATCCAATTTTTTCGGGCGGTATTCCAAAAGAGGGACTTATTAAAATCTATATTAGTGTTAAGCAGGGCATTGAGTATAAAAATGAGCAGCTTTTAGGGCCAAATGAAGTACGGATGATTCGCAGAATCGTGCGTGATTATGCATTTCGCAGCACAAATCCAGCTCAAACGATTGCCATGTGGCCTTCTGTGATGAATGGAGAATATCGGTACATTAAGCCATTCCGTTCACAAGCGGATTATACGATTAATTCTCTTCATGCTTATGAGCCCTGTGTCTTTCGAACGCGTGCAATGGGACTTCTGAGAGATGTGGAAGAATCGGAAGGAAAAGAATATGAGATTGCACAGCAGCTGTTTTTTGTATTGAAACTGTTTCGAGCCATTTCACCGGAATTGGTTCCCAAAAATTCTCTTTTAAGAGAATTTCTTGGCGGTGGGTTTTATGATTAA
- a CDS encoding zinc-ribbon domain-containing protein yields the protein MGLFEDVVINAKSAADVVGKKAEKFIDVSKLRINAADVNNEISKQFEALGRVVYDAKKTDNLSDELLDESVKTIDELYEQLDAINNQLSASSNKIICKKCGAENVSDATYCSKCGNKLHEDEEQQEGPKEE from the coding sequence ATGGGACTTTTTGAGGACGTTGTAATCAATGCAAAATCTGCCGCTGATGTCGTTGGGAAAAAAGCAGAAAAATTTATTGATGTATCAAAGCTTCGGATTAATGCAGCTGATGTGAATAATGAGATTAGTAAGCAGTTTGAAGCACTTGGACGCGTTGTATACGATGCAAAAAAGACAGATAATCTCTCGGATGAATTGTTGGACGAAAGTGTCAAAACAATCGATGAACTGTATGAGCAGCTCGATGCAATTAACAATCAGCTTTCTGCAAGCAGCAACAAAATCATCTGCAAGAAGTGTGGCGCTGAAAATGTTTCAGATGCCACTTACTGCAGCAAATGCGGGAATAAACTTCATGAAGACGAAGAGCAGCAGGAAGGCCCGAAAGAAGAGTAA
- a CDS encoding EFR1 family ferrodoxin (N-terminal region resembles flavodoxins. C-terminal ferrodoxin region binds two 4Fe-4S clusters.) — protein sequence MSYKVWASYFSATGTTERVVERIAQRTAEVLKAGKAETFDFTLPGARENVKEFSKGDLVIFGVPVYAGRVPNVLVKYLHTIKGNGALAVPVVCYGNRNFDDALIELRDILEEDGFLTIAGAAFIGEHSFSTILAAGRPDADDLQKADRFAEEVCAILPHLPQEHQPVKVEGEEPYRPYYVPRDRKGEKVNILKVKPKTNDDCINCGLCARVCPMGSISAENVREFIGICIKCGACVKKCPQHAKYYDDHNYLYHQRELELGFERRAEPVTFLSESMG from the coding sequence ATGAGTTATAAAGTGTGGGCATCCTATTTTAGTGCGACCGGCACAACAGAGAGAGTTGTAGAACGGATCGCGCAGAGAACAGCAGAAGTTTTGAAGGCAGGAAAAGCGGAAACCTTTGATTTTACTTTGCCGGGAGCAAGAGAAAATGTCAAGGAATTTTCCAAAGGAGATCTAGTGATTTTTGGAGTTCCTGTTTATGCCGGAAGAGTGCCGAATGTTCTGGTCAAATATTTACATACGATTAAGGGAAACGGAGCATTAGCAGTTCCGGTTGTCTGTTATGGAAATCGAAATTTTGATGATGCTCTGATTGAACTGCGTGATATTTTGGAAGAAGACGGCTTTTTAACAATTGCAGGTGCTGCTTTTATTGGAGAACATTCTTTTTCGACGATTTTGGCAGCAGGACGTCCGGATGCGGATGACCTCCAGAAAGCGGATCGTTTTGCAGAAGAAGTTTGCGCGATACTTCCTCATTTGCCGCAGGAGCACCAGCCGGTCAAAGTAGAAGGCGAGGAGCCGTATCGCCCCTATTATGTGCCGCGGGACCGCAAGGGAGAAAAGGTTAATATCCTAAAAGTAAAGCCGAAGACGAACGATGATTGCATTAACTGCGGACTTTGTGCCAGAGTTTGTCCGATGGGTTCGATCAGCGCAGAGAATGTCCGAGAATTTATCGGGATCTGCATTAAATGCGGGGCCTGCGTGAAAAAATGTCCTCAGCACGCCAAATATTACGATGATCATAACTATCTCTATCATCAGCGTGAGTTGGAACTAGGATTTGAACGTCGGGCAGAGCCGGTTACTTTTTTGTCGGAATCGATGGGATAA
- a CDS encoding putative polysaccharide biosynthesis protein, producing the protein MKTRRQGFLKGAAILMGAVAIVKLLGAFFKIPLSWILTPVGMSYFGSAYSLYFPIYSLSAAGFPVAISHLVSECCAKGRFRDVRIIHQISVKLFLCVGLFGFTLMLLLAPPYAQLSSAGQARSLLPAIWALAPSIFFCSMISVYRGFYEGLRDMVPTAVSQILEALCRLIFGLAFSIKTVQIAAEEYAASKTVWGVSQPTEEYARLAALPMAAAGAIFGVTIGSVVSFFYLWCHYRKTGDGITQQQITASPKASEPKLLLKNLWHMALPVALGSLAVNLSTLADAAWLNAGLRILMGKNAASLLTQYAGELPTEVIRLGEVPSYLYGCFTNATTLFLLIPTLTQALGISALPNVTAAWAAGSKKQIADSLKMVFSVAALLAIPAGLGISFLAKPICTFLYGPQNAPGITGKILFYLGFAAIFSALGTSVNSLLQAVGRADIPVKILGVGLLVKVIMNWILVPMPQWNVLGAAFSTLLSYFVILVLGLHFLHKVTGVQMRMFSLLWKPILGGICCVAVALTTEKILSGYFHIAVAVLAAILAAVVIYLLICAILHAIPREVAKKRRFREKKKDCT; encoded by the coding sequence ATGAAAACACGTCGGCAGGGGTTTTTAAAAGGAGCAGCGATCCTGATGGGCGCTGTAGCAATTGTAAAACTTCTCGGGGCTTTTTTTAAGATTCCGCTGAGCTGGATCTTAACTCCGGTTGGAATGTCTTATTTTGGCAGCGCATATTCTTTGTATTTTCCAATTTACAGTTTATCGGCGGCCGGATTTCCAGTGGCTATTTCTCACCTTGTCAGTGAATGCTGTGCAAAAGGAAGATTTCGCGATGTTCGTATCATTCATCAGATTTCGGTCAAGCTATTCCTATGTGTTGGGCTCTTTGGTTTTACACTGATGCTCCTTTTGGCGCCGCCGTATGCGCAGCTGTCATCTGCCGGACAGGCGAGAAGTTTGCTGCCGGCAATTTGGGCATTGGCACCGAGCATCTTTTTTTGCAGTATGATCTCAGTTTACAGAGGATTTTATGAGGGACTAAGAGATATGGTCCCTACAGCAGTTTCTCAAATTTTAGAGGCACTTTGCCGATTGATTTTTGGGCTTGCTTTTTCGATTAAGACTGTGCAGATTGCTGCCGAGGAGTATGCAGCAAGCAAGACTGTTTGGGGCGTTTCACAACCTACAGAGGAATATGCACGTTTAGCGGCACTCCCAATGGCAGCTGCCGGAGCAATTTTCGGCGTCACGATCGGCAGCGTGGTCAGCTTCTTTTATCTCTGGTGCCATTATCGAAAGACTGGGGATGGAATCACACAGCAGCAGATCACAGCTTCTCCAAAGGCATCGGAACCAAAGCTGCTTCTCAAAAATTTATGGCATATGGCACTGCCTGTAGCGTTGGGATCACTGGCGGTCAATCTTTCTACTCTGGCAGATGCAGCGTGGCTCAATGCAGGGCTGCGGATTTTAATGGGGAAAAACGCCGCTTCTTTATTAACTCAGTATGCAGGAGAACTGCCTACGGAAGTAATTCGCTTGGGAGAGGTTCCCTCTTACCTTTATGGGTGTTTTACAAATGCGACCACTTTGTTTTTGCTGATTCCAACGCTTACTCAGGCTCTTGGAATCAGTGCACTTCCCAATGTTACTGCCGCATGGGCAGCAGGTTCTAAAAAACAAATTGCAGATTCTTTAAAAATGGTTTTTAGTGTCGCTGCACTTTTGGCAATTCCGGCGGGACTTGGAATCTCTTTTCTGGCAAAACCGATCTGTACTTTTCTTTATGGACCACAAAACGCTCCTGGAATCACAGGCAAAATTTTGTTTTATCTCGGCTTTGCTGCAATCTTTTCTGCCCTTGGCACCTCGGTTAACAGTTTGCTGCAGGCGGTAGGAAGAGCGGATATTCCTGTTAAAATTCTTGGAGTCGGATTACTTGTCAAGGTAATCATGAACTGGATCTTGGTGCCTATGCCGCAGTGGAATGTGCTGGGAGCAGCGTTCAGCACACTTTTGAGTTATTTTGTTATTTTGGTACTTGGGCTTCATTTCCTGCACAAAGTTACAGGGGTTCAGATGCGAATGTTTTCATTGCTTTGGAAACCAATATTAGGCGGAATATGCTGTGTAGCGGTTGCCCTAACGACTGAAAAGATACTCAGTGGATATTTTCACATAGCTGTTGCTGTTTTAGCCGCTATTTTGGCTGCAGTGGTTATATATTTGCTGATTTGTGCAATCCTACATGCGATTCCACGTGAGGTCGCAAAGAAACGCAGATTTCGGGAAAAAAAGAAGGATTGTACTTGA
- the mazG gene encoding nucleoside triphosphate pyrophosphohydrolase, protein MAFSIKEHYDFQDMLEIMKILRAPNGCPWDREQDHHSIRNNFIEETYEAVEAIDTDNVDLMREELGDVLLQVLFHCQIESEKGNFTFADVVDELAHKMIERHPHVFSTVKVNSSKEVLKNWDVIKNHTKHRDSGSEVLKAVSPALPALMRAAKVQKKAQKLGFPEEIKAEENEKTISPEKAGAYLFEAVRAVKKAGVEPEEMLSKETEAYLSRYESWEKSSGK, encoded by the coding sequence ATGGCTTTTTCGATCAAAGAACATTATGATTTTCAGGATATGCTGGAGATCATGAAAATCCTGCGGGCACCGAATGGCTGCCCATGGGATCGGGAGCAGGATCATCATTCCATTCGCAATAATTTTATCGAAGAAACTTATGAGGCGGTTGAAGCCATTGATACAGATAATGTCGACCTTATGCGTGAGGAGCTAGGCGATGTTTTGCTGCAGGTGCTTTTTCACTGTCAGATTGAAAGTGAAAAAGGGAATTTTACTTTTGCTGACGTGGTAGATGAATTGGCACATAAGATGATCGAACGTCATCCGCATGTCTTTTCTACGGTAAAAGTGAATTCTTCTAAGGAAGTGCTCAAGAATTGGGATGTGATTAAGAATCACACCAAACATCGGGATTCTGGTTCTGAGGTATTAAAAGCAGTTTCACCGGCGTTGCCTGCACTGATGCGTGCGGCAAAAGTACAAAAGAAAGCTCAGAAACTTGGTTTTCCAGAAGAGATCAAAGCAGAAGAAAATGAGAAAACAATTTCGCCGGAAAAAGCGGGAGCGTATTTGTTTGAAGCCGTTCGGGCTGTCAAAAAGGCCGGTGTAGAGCCGGAAGAAATGCTCTCCAAAGAAACAGAAGCATATCTTTCGAGATATGAATCATGGGAAAAATCTTCCGGAAAATAA
- a CDS encoding HU family DNA-binding protein codes for MNKTELIAAVAEKANLSKKDADSAIAAVIDTVVETVAKEDKVQLVGFGTFECRHRSARKGRDPRTNKEIEIPASKIPAFKAGKAFKDAVSK; via the coding sequence ATGAACAAAACGGAACTGATCGCTGCCGTAGCAGAAAAGGCTAATCTTTCTAAAAAGGACGCAGACAGTGCAATCGCTGCTGTCATTGATACTGTCGTAGAAACTGTTGCAAAAGAAGATAAGGTTCAGCTGGTAGGTTTTGGTACTTTTGAGTGCCGTCATCGCAGTGCCCGTAAAGGCCGCGATCCCCGTACCAATAAAGAGATCGAGATCCCCGCTTCCAAGATTCCGGCATTTAAGGCTGGCAAAGCGTTTAAGGACGCAGTTTCTAAGTAA
- a CDS encoding RNA-binding S4 domain-containing protein: MRLDKYLKVSRLIKRRTVANEACDAGKVLVNQKPARASYDVKEGDLLEITLGSKMIRAKVLSVQEYATKDYAGTMYQILEDSQS, encoded by the coding sequence ATGCGTCTTGACAAGTATTTGAAAGTTTCCAGACTGATTAAACGGCGTACCGTTGCAAACGAAGCTTGCGATGCCGGAAAAGTTTTGGTCAATCAAAAGCCTGCACGAGCCTCTTATGACGTCAAAGAGGGAGATCTTTTGGAGATTACGCTCGGCTCAAAAATGATTCGGGCAAAAGTGTTGTCGGTTCAGGAATATGCGACAAAAGATTATGCGGGGACCATGTACCAAATTTTGGAGGATTCTCAATCTTAA
- a CDS encoding alanyl-tRNA editing protein, with product MKTETIYYENPYCRRFRGKVLSCEPKGKTWQVELDRTAFYPEGGGQPGDQGVLNTVNVLDTKEKDGIIFHETDCPLEEGSYVTGGINWSLRLSRMQEHTGEHIVSGIIHRLFGFNNVGFHMGSECVTLDLDGVLTQDQLHIVELMANDAVYQNEKVEITYPSAEELEKIDYRSKKELTGAVRIVTIPGYDVCACCGTHVSHTGEIGAIKLIGFLHYKGGIRISMLCGIRAVQDYEVRQNSVSAVSALLSAKPGEIAKAVERLKESETQLRQENAELRHQLLEMKAKTLVPENGVFCIFEKGLKGDDLRSFCLELKKKSRLAAVFSGEDERYQYALSSDNDSRAVGKALNAALHGRGGGKPELVQGSVQAQEEKIRDYFKALNQK from the coding sequence ATGAAAACAGAGACAATTTATTATGAGAACCCGTATTGCAGGCGCTTTCGGGGAAAAGTTCTCTCCTGCGAACCAAAAGGGAAAACCTGGCAGGTAGAACTTGACCGTACTGCTTTTTATCCGGAAGGGGGAGGCCAGCCGGGGGATCAGGGAGTCCTTAATACGGTCAATGTGTTGGATACAAAGGAAAAAGACGGAATTATCTTTCATGAGACAGACTGCCCTTTAGAAGAGGGCTCTTATGTGACGGGTGGCATTAATTGGTCGCTTCGTCTTTCGAGAATGCAGGAGCATACAGGAGAACATATCGTATCAGGAATTATTCATCGGCTGTTTGGCTTTAATAATGTGGGATTTCATATGGGCAGCGAATGTGTTACGCTGGATTTGGACGGCGTTTTAACGCAAGATCAGCTGCATATTGTAGAGTTGATGGCAAACGATGCGGTCTACCAAAATGAAAAGGTAGAGATCACCTACCCGAGTGCAGAAGAATTGGAGAAGATTGATTATCGCAGCAAAAAGGAATTGACAGGCGCAGTGCGAATTGTAACGATTCCGGGGTATGATGTTTGTGCTTGTTGTGGGACACATGTTTCTCATACCGGAGAGATCGGAGCAATTAAACTGATTGGGTTCTTGCATTATAAAGGCGGAATTCGGATCAGTATGCTCTGCGGAATTCGGGCGGTACAGGATTACGAAGTGAGACAAAACAGTGTATCAGCTGTCAGTGCCCTCCTTTCTGCAAAGCCAGGAGAGATTGCGAAGGCCGTCGAACGCCTAAAAGAAAGTGAAACACAGCTTCGTCAGGAGAATGCTGAACTTCGGCATCAGCTCTTGGAGATGAAAGCAAAAACGCTGGTCCCAGAAAATGGAGTCTTTTGTATTTTTGAAAAGGGCTTAAAAGGGGACGACCTGCGTAGCTTTTGTCTGGAGCTAAAGAAAAAGAGCCGTTTGGCGGCTGTCTTTAGCGGGGAAGACGAAAGATATCAGTATGCGCTTTCTTCGGACAATGATTCCCGCGCGGTTGGAAAGGCGCTCAATGCAGCACTTCATGGCCGTGGGGGAGGAAAACCGGAATTAGTACAGGGAAGTGTACAAGCCCAAGAAGAAAAAATCAGAGATTATTTTAAAGCTCTCAACCAAAAATAG
- a CDS encoding homocysteine S-methyltransferase family protein, protein MNFLETLGKRILFFDGAMGTQLQKYGLKAGETPELWNLSHPKILKKIHEDYLRAGSDIITTNTFGANKIKLQGKASVKDVVTAAVTLAKEVAAPREKLVALDMGPTGHLLKPMGDLDFEKAYEAYFEAASVGEKAGADLILIETMSDTFECKAALLAAKEATSLPVLVTMTFDEKGKLLTGGDIEAAAVLLESLHADAIGFNCGLGPNQMKQFLPRLQKCTSLPILIQPNAGLPKVINGETLYDVTPDQFAAAMREMAEDGAWILGGCCGTTPDYLRKTVEACREIVPKWLSVHDETVISSYSHAVFLKDRTILIGERINPTGKKRFQQALRENDIDYILREGITQQENGADVLDVNVGLPDIDEKKLLPEITKALQGITDLPLQLDTSDPAAMENALRIYNGKPLINSVNGKQEVMDAIFPLVKKYGGAVIALTLDESGIPETADGRIKIAEKIQKEAQKYGIPKKDLIIDALAMTISAGQKSAAVTLETLCRVHEELGMKTSLGVSNISFGLPCREKINAAFFITAMQSGLSAAIMNPNNGAMMDAFRSYNALMGFDTQCMEYINAYKDVKPQKTVSQKILTSAPQKEIAPGDTQNAFRKAIEKGLKESAHDTAAALLNEGISPLQIINQHLMPALDKVGKDFEEGTLFLPQLLMSAEAAKSAFEVLQNEMRKSGSTQKKAKIVLATVKGDIHDIGKNIVKVLLENYGYDVIDLGKDVDPQKVLEAVQQNGVKLCGLSALMTTTVVNMEETIKLLHQKAPKCKVMVGGAVLNPQYAEKIHADFYGKDAMGSVRYAEKIFHK, encoded by the coding sequence ATGAATTTTTTAGAGACTTTAGGAAAACGCATTCTCTTTTTTGATGGCGCAATGGGAACACAACTGCAAAAATACGGACTGAAAGCCGGAGAAACACCAGAACTCTGGAATCTTTCGCATCCGAAAATTCTGAAGAAGATTCATGAAGACTATCTTCGAGCTGGTTCTGATATTATTACAACCAACACCTTTGGCGCCAACAAAATCAAACTACAAGGAAAAGCTTCTGTAAAAGACGTTGTCACGGCAGCTGTTACATTGGCTAAAGAAGTTGCCGCTCCCAGAGAAAAGCTCGTTGCTCTCGATATGGGACCAACCGGACATCTCCTAAAGCCTATGGGAGACCTCGATTTTGAAAAAGCATATGAAGCCTATTTTGAAGCTGCTTCTGTTGGTGAAAAAGCCGGTGCTGATCTGATTTTAATTGAAACCATGAGCGATACCTTCGAATGCAAAGCGGCACTGCTTGCCGCCAAAGAAGCAACTTCACTTCCAGTACTCGTCACGATGACTTTCGACGAAAAAGGAAAACTTTTAACAGGCGGTGATATTGAAGCGGCCGCCGTTTTGCTGGAAAGTCTACATGCAGATGCGATCGGCTTTAACTGTGGGCTTGGTCCTAACCAAATGAAGCAATTCCTTCCGCGTCTGCAAAAATGCACTTCTCTTCCGATCTTGATTCAGCCGAACGCAGGCCTTCCGAAAGTGATAAATGGAGAAACGCTTTATGATGTTACCCCCGACCAATTTGCGGCAGCAATGCGGGAAATGGCGGAAGACGGGGCATGGATTTTGGGCGGGTGTTGCGGCACAACGCCGGACTATCTTCGCAAAACGGTCGAAGCCTGCAGAGAAATCGTTCCGAAGTGGCTTTCCGTCCACGATGAGACTGTCATTTCAAGCTATAGTCACGCTGTTTTCCTAAAGGATCGCACAATCCTTATTGGAGAACGAATCAACCCTACCGGGAAAAAGCGTTTTCAGCAGGCGCTGCGTGAAAACGATATCGATTATATTCTACGGGAAGGAATCACGCAACAGGAAAACGGTGCCGATGTGCTGGATGTTAACGTCGGTCTTCCCGATATTGACGAAAAAAAGCTTCTTCCTGAGATTACAAAAGCCTTGCAGGGGATCACCGATCTTCCTTTGCAACTCGACACCAGCGATCCTGCCGCAATGGAAAACGCACTTCGCATTTATAATGGAAAACCTCTCATTAACAGCGTAAACGGCAAGCAGGAAGTAATGGATGCCATCTTTCCTTTAGTCAAAAAATACGGCGGTGCTGTCATCGCTTTAACACTGGACGAATCCGGAATTCCGGAAACTGCCGACGGTCGGATTAAAATTGCTGAAAAAATTCAAAAAGAAGCACAAAAATATGGGATTCCAAAAAAGGATTTAATTATCGACGCTCTTGCAATGACAATTTCTGCGGGACAAAAAAGTGCGGCCGTTACGCTGGAAACGCTTTGCCGTGTCCATGAAGAGCTGGGAATGAAAACATCCCTTGGCGTATCCAATATTTCCTTTGGCCTTCCCTGCCGGGAAAAAATTAACGCTGCTTTCTTTATAACGGCAATGCAATCAGGTCTTTCCGCCGCCATCATGAATCCAAATAACGGCGCTATGATGGATGCTTTTCGCTCCTACAATGCACTGATGGGGTTTGACACACAGTGCATGGAATATATCAATGCCTATAAAGATGTAAAACCGCAAAAAACAGTCTCCCAAAAAATCTTAACTTCTGCTCCCCAAAAAGAGATTGCTCCGGGTGACACTCAAAATGCTTTTCGAAAAGCGATCGAAAAGGGACTGAAAGAAAGTGCGCACGACACAGCCGCAGCACTCTTAAATGAGGGGATTTCTCCGCTCCAGATCATCAATCAACATCTGATGCCCGCACTCGATAAAGTCGGAAAAGACTTCGAAGAAGGCACCCTATTCCTGCCGCAGCTTTTGATGAGCGCAGAAGCTGCCAAATCCGCCTTTGAAGTTCTGCAAAATGAAATGAGAAAATCAGGTTCCACTCAAAAAAAAGCGAAAATTGTTCTTGCTACCGTCAAGGGAGATATCCATGACATTGGAAAAAACATTGTTAAAGTGCTTTTGGAAAACTACGGATACGATGTCATTGATTTAGGAAAAGATGTTGACCCACAGAAGGTCCTAGAAGCAGTCCAGCAAAATGGGGTGAAGCTCTGTGGGCTCTCTGCACTGATGACTACAACGGTCGTCAATATGGAAGAAACCATTAAGTTGCTCCACCAAAAGGCTCCAAAATGCAAAGTGATGGTCGGTGGTGCCGTTTTAAATCCTCAATATGCAGAAAAAATTCATGCGGATTTCTATGGAAAAGATGCGATGGGCAGCGTCCGCTATGCAGAAAAAATCTTTCACAAATAA
- a CDS encoding Vitamin B12 dependent methionine synthase activation subunit, which yields MEINRREIERYLGFRGHPADPQTRERIESCLKELLDRIRPRSIYANYPVTLSGSLCKIGPFKTESHDLAHHLNLCKSAYLFAATLGPVPDLLIRRATTQDMSLALIYQASSAALIESYCNEICSSLRSSIHSDGLFLKPRFSPGYGDFPLSGQGSLLRILEAEKRIGLTATESDILAPSKSVTAVIGVTTEGQDCHEGHCSSCKKTDCEFRDPDA from the coding sequence ATGGAAATTAACCGTCGGGAAATCGAACGTTATCTAGGGTTTCGGGGACATCCGGCCGATCCCCAAACCAGAGAACGGATCGAATCCTGCTTAAAAGAACTTCTCGATAGAATTCGGCCGCGAAGCATTTATGCAAATTATCCAGTAACGTTATCTGGTTCTCTCTGCAAAATTGGCCCTTTTAAAACAGAAAGCCATGATTTAGCTCACCATCTTAATCTCTGTAAAAGCGCCTATCTTTTTGCAGCGACACTTGGTCCCGTGCCTGATCTTCTGATTCGCCGCGCAACCACACAAGATATGAGTCTTGCCCTCATTTATCAGGCAAGTTCCGCAGCGCTGATCGAATCCTACTGCAATGAGATCTGCTCTTCTCTGCGGTCGTCTATTCATTCAGACGGCCTCTTCCTCAAGCCGCGCTTTTCTCCGGGATATGGAGATTTTCCGCTCTCCGGTCAAGGCTCTCTGCTTCGAATTTTAGAGGCCGAAAAACGAATTGGCCTGACTGCTACCGAAAGCGATATTCTTGCCCCCTCCAAAAGTGTAACAGCAGTTATCGGCGTCACCACAGAAGGACAAGACTGCCACGAAGGGCATTGTAGCTCCTGCAAAAAAACAGACTGCGAATTTCGAGATCCAGACGCATAA
- the metF gene encoding methylenetetrahydrofolate reductase [NAD(P)H]: MKIIDLLNSGHTTISCELFPPKKGEDLPQAQEVVKQISALHPAFMSVTYGAGGGTSATTVRIAQEIQKSHVPALAHLTCVSSTRDEISERLAGLKKAGIENILALRGDIPEGKDFPTPNQYHYASELIREIKTQGDFCIGGACYPEGHVECAHKTEDIRHLHEKVEAGCDFLTSQMFFDNDLFYNFMFRALAGGVNVPIIAGIMPVTNAKQITRICSLSGTILPQRFKAIADRFGSDPKAMKQAGIAYATEQIINLISNGVPHIHIYTMNKPDIAAAIFHNLSDVISCDGN; the protein is encoded by the coding sequence ATGAAAATTATCGACCTATTAAATAGCGGACATACTACCATTTCCTGTGAGCTGTTTCCTCCCAAAAAGGGAGAAGATCTACCCCAGGCGCAGGAAGTTGTAAAGCAAATTTCCGCTCTGCATCCCGCTTTTATGAGTGTTACTTACGGAGCAGGCGGCGGAACAAGTGCGACAACCGTTCGAATTGCACAGGAAATTCAAAAAAGTCATGTGCCGGCTCTTGCACACCTAACCTGTGTCTCTTCTACGCGGGATGAGATTTCTGAGCGTCTCGCAGGACTGAAAAAAGCTGGAATTGAAAATATTTTGGCACTGAGAGGCGATATCCCGGAAGGCAAAGATTTCCCCACACCAAATCAATATCACTATGCGAGCGAACTGATTCGGGAAATTAAAACACAGGGTGACTTTTGTATCGGCGGAGCCTGTTATCCCGAAGGTCATGTGGAATGTGCGCATAAGACGGAGGATATTCGTCATCTGCATGAAAAAGTTGAAGCCGGCTGTGATTTTCTGACCAGCCAGATGTTCTTTGATAATGATCTATTCTATAATTTTATGTTTCGCGCTTTGGCAGGCGGCGTCAATGTGCCGATTATTGCAGGCATTATGCCGGTGACAAATGCAAAACAGATTACCCGCATCTGCTCACTTTCCGGAACAATTCTTCCCCAGAGATTCAAGGCGATCGCCGACCGCTTTGGTTCTGATCCGAAAGCGATGAAACAAGCTGGAATTGCTTATGCCACCGAACAGATCATCAACTTAATCAGCAACGGGGTTCCCCACATCCACATTTATACGATGAACAAGCCTGATATTGCTGCGGCAATTTTTCACAACCTCTCCGACGTCATCTCCTGCGATGGAAATTAA